The region GTGGTGAAGCTTATATTCCGCGAAGGCAGAATCCGGGTGAATTCAAAAGGGGGATTCGATTTCATGGACGCGTCAACGAATACGACCACATCCGCACCGGCTATATCGTACGCGTCCTCAATATTGAGCTGGTAGTTCGCCTCGCAGCGGACAACATCCGGCTTTTCGCACTCCACGCGGCGTACCAGTTCTATGCCAAGACCGTCGTCGCTGCGCCCGGGATTTCCGATCCCCCATACGAACACCCTGAGCCGATCTCCAACGGTCATTTTCTCAAGACGTCGAGGGTCACGCCCTGTTCGTCGACGAGCTTCACCTCCAGCGGCATCCTCCCCAGCGCATGGGTCGCACAGCTAAGACACGGGTCATAGCACCGGATGGCCACTTCGACGGCGTTGAGCATGCCCTCGGTTATCTCTTTCTGTCCGTTGAGTTTTTCCTTCGCGACGTAATTGACGGCCCTGTTCATGGGCTCGTTGTTGTTCGTCGTCGAAACGATGAGGTTCGCCATGGCGATCTGATCGTTTTCGTCGACCCTGTAGTGATGGAACAGGGTTCCCCGCGGCGCTTCGATGAGGCCCACGCCCTCGCTCTTTCTGGCTCCCTTCACGACGAGGTCGTTTTTTAGCAGATCCTTATCGTTAAGAAGTTCCTGAATAACCTCGCCCGCGTGCAAAAGCTCGATCAAGCGCGCCCAGTGCATATGCATGGACATGTGATTCGGCTTGCCCTTGGTGTAGGCCTTGTATATCTCGAACTCTTTCTGTGCGAGCGGAGAAGGAATGAAGTCGCAGGTGTTCAGTCGGCCAAGCGGGCCGACGGTGTACCACCCGTCCGATTTCCCGATCGACCTGAGGTACGGGAACTTCATATAGCTCCACGAGCGCACCTCTTCCCCGATGTACTTGAGGTAATCCTGGTAGTCGACATCATCGAGGATCTTTTTCCCGTCTTTGTCGACCGCCCGCAGCACTCCGTGGTAAAAGTCGAGCGCTCCGTCCCTGCGGACGAGGCTCAGGTGGCTCGACGGGAATACCGCGAAATTGTCGATGAACGCCGCGTTCTTTTTATGGTATCCTATAAAGAAATCGATTGCTCCCTGTGCCCACTCGATCATTTTCCTGATATTGAGCGGATCAGCCCCTTTAATAAATTCATCTCTCTCTTCAGGGCTGAGGCACTTGTTGATGCCGCCCGGTATCGCCCCGGTACCGTGAATTTTCTTGCCGGCGGTCGCGCGGATGATCTCCTGCCCGAACTTGCGCATCATGACGCCCTGCACCGCGAGGTCCTTGTGGTGGATGGCGACCCCGATTACGTTGCGGATCGCCGGATCCGCGTCAATCCCGAAGAGCAGATCGGGCGATACAAGATGGAAGAAGTGTAGCGCGTGCGACTGAAACATCTGCCCATAGTGCATGAGCCTGCGCATCTTCTCCGCTGTCGGGGTAAGCCCGTCTCCAGTACCGGCCCCTACGATGACGTCCATCGCCTTCGCCGCGGCGAGGTGATGGCTGACCGGGCAGATACCGCACAGGCGCTGTACCAGCACGGGCGCCTCCCAGTACGGCCGTCCCTGTACAAAACGTTCAAAACCCCTGAATTCCACTATATGGAACCGGGTGTCCGTCACCCGGCCCTGCGGGTCGAGCTGAATGGTCACCTTGCCGTGCCCCTCGACGCGTGTTACCGGTTCTATCGTGATTTTTCTTCCCATTGTCTCTCTCCGTATCAGTCAAACTTCACGACTTCATAAGGCAGGTCTAAGGGCTTGCCCTCCAGAAGCGCCACGAGCGCGTTCCAGATGAGGTCCGCCATCGGCGGGCACCCCGGCAGGTAGTAGTCGATCTTCACGATCTCGTGCAGGGGATACACCCGGTCCAGGATCATCGGAAGCTCGTCGTCGTTGGGTATGATCCCGTCGTCCACGGTGGGACAGTTCAAATATGCCTCCTCCAGGCATTCCTTTACCGGGATGCCGTTGCGCATGGCCGGCAACCCTCCCATGATCGCACATTCCCCGAGTGCAATCAGTATTTTACAGTGTTTGCGGAAAAGCCGCAGGTTCTCGACGTTCTCGCTGTTGCAGCATCCTCCCTCGATGATGCCGATATCGCACTGTTTCGTGAAGGTCTTTATATCGTCGATAGGCGACTTGTTGAACTCCACGAGGTCTATGAGGGTAAGTATACGCTCGTCGATGTCGAGCACCGACATGTGGCATCCAAAACATCCGGCAAGCGACGCCGTCGCGACAACCGGCTTGCTCATATCGTTTCCTCCATTATTGTCTCGAATTGTCTAGGCGCGTTCGAGCTCGCCGCCGATCGGCGTGCCGTCGTATTTACGCTTTCCGATGGGCACCGCGTACCCCACCCCCTTCCTGATCAGAGATCCCACCGGACACAGTTCCATGGCTCGCTTCGCCTGTTCTTCGCCAAGCGATGCCGCGAGCTCGGGATCGTGGCCGATGCGCACCCTGCCGCCGCGATCGACAAGGCCGAAGACCTTTCTTCCATCGGCGGCGGTAATGCCCCTGACGCACCGCAGACACTGGATACAGCGGTTGCCGTCCTTGTATAGCTTCGGAATCGACGCGTCAACACTCCGCCTGGGCCATAGATACGGGAAGCGCGGGGCGAGCATGAGATACCGATAGGCGAGCGCCTGCAATTCGCAGTTGCCGCTCTTTTCGCACACCGGGCACATGTGATTGCCCTCGACGAACAGCATTTCGATGATTGATTTGCGCATGTCGTTGATCTCGGGAGTATTGTTTTCCACCATCATCCCGCTGGCGACCGGAGTGGTACAGGCCGCCATGTTCCTCCCGGCGACACTCACCGTGCATATTCTACAGGCGCCCGCGGGTTTGAGCCCGTCGTAATTGCAGAGCGTCGGAATATATACACCGCTGGAACTCGCGGCCTCGACGATGGTCTGCCCGGCCCTGGCCGTGCATTCTTTTCCGTCTATGGTGAATTTAATCTCGCTCATCTCAGTGCTCCTCGTGGACGTTTGGTATTCTTCCGGCCGCTTCACAGGAGGCCTTCACGGCCCGGGAGAGATCGAACTCGGTCGCATAGTCTACGTCCTTACGGACTTTCGCCTCGTATATCTCCCTGAAATTCTTGAGCGTCGTTTGGATGGGATTGGGTGATGTCTGGCCCAGGCCGCACCTGCTCATGGACTTGACCGTCAGACACCACGACTCGAGCTCTTTTATATCGGCCATCGTGCCGTGGCCGTCCATTACCTTTTCCAGCTTGTTGAGCAGCAGGACGTTGCCCGCCCGACAGGGCACGCACCATCCGCACGACTCCTCGACGAAGAATTCCATGAAGTTCTTCACGATTTGAAGCAGGTCCCTGTCGGGGCCGATAACGATCACCGACCCGCCGGTGGAGAGATCCTCGTACCCGATCCTGTGCCCAAAATCCTTCTTGCCCACGCAGGCCCCGGATGGACCGCCGATCTGAACCGCCTTCGCCGTCCTGCCCTCCACCATCTCGAGCAGCGTCTGGACGGTCGTTCCGAACTCGATCTCGTATATCCCGGGCTTTTTACAGTCGCCGGAAACGCTCAGCAGCTTGGTGCCGGCGGACTGGTTGGTGCCGAACTTGCGGAACCATTCCCCGCCCTCGATGATGATGCGCGCGGCCGCGCAGTAGGTCTCCACGTTGTTCACCGTGGTGGGTTGATTGAGATACCCGGCCTCGACGGGAAATGGCGGCCTGTTTCGGGGCTCGCCTCGCCTGCCTTCCGCGGACTCAATAAGCGCGGATTCCTCGCCGCATATATAGGCCCCGGCACCTATTTTTATCGTAATGTCGAAATTGAAGCCGCTTTTCCCGCCGGCGTTCTTTCCCAGAACATTCTTCTCCCTGAGTTTCCCGAGCACGTCCTGGAGGTACTCTCTAAGGTAGAGATACTCAGCGCGAAGATAGAGAATTCCTTCTTCCGCCCCGACGGCATATCCTCCGACGGCCATGCCTTCGAACAGCAGGTGCGGCAGCTCGGTAAGAATCACCCTGTCCTTGAAGGTCCCGGGCTCTCCCTCATCGGCATTGCATACCACGTAGCGTTTGCCGGCCTTCGCCTTGCCGCAAAACTCCCACTTCATCCCTGTCGGGAAACCGGCGCCGCCGCGTCCCCGGATATTGGATATCTTCATCTGTTCGATTACGTCCACCGGCTTCATCGCAACCGCTTTTTTGATCGAATCGCCGGAGGTAAAATCCCCGAACAGCACGGGACCCTTTCTCCGGATATTGTTGCGGACCATTGACCTGATGAGATCCGACTGGTTCGCACCGTCGCCGAACTCTTCAACCAGTTCCGCGACCTTTTTGCCTGCCTTCATCCCGGCGACGAGCGATTTCGCCCTGTCCGGCGTCAACCGGGTAAACACGATACCGTTGATCAGCGCCGCAGGTTCCTGGTCGTTCATTCCGATACAGGAGGTATCGAAAAGGCCTATCGACCCATCGGCGGTCGTGCCGCCAAAGGCCGTCCCGGCCGCCTCCGCGAATGCCTTCGCTACCGCTGCGCGGCCATTCATAACGGCCGTCACACCGTTGTTGAGATAAACTGAATACTTGCCGACTGGAGTCTTTGAAAAGAAATGGTAAAACGTCACCACCCCGTCCACATCGACCCGCGAAAGATTCATCATGCCGGCGATTTCGGACACGGACTCGTCGGAGACGCATCTCAGCTCTTCCTGGACATCCCTGATGATGTCGAGCATTCGGCCCCTGTCGCCGCCATATTTATCGACGATGCTTTTGATCTTTGATGAGACATTGTTTCCCATGACACCTCTTCATCATAGTTTTCAATATTCAGGGTTGCCGCATAAACGGACATCCAGCTTTTAAAAATATACAGGAATTCCGCGTCCGTTAAAAACAGGCACCCCAGTATACACCTATATTAGGGAGGTCGCAGGAGAAACCATCACCGAAATTTTGTCAATATCATTCTTTTTTATTTTTAACTGGACTGACCGGAGCGCACCCCTGAAACTGGAGTGATAAAACTTTGTTTTCGGGGGAAACAGACGCATGATACGGAGACGACATTACACGGAAGAATTCAAGCGAAAAATATCGTTAGAGATGATTCCTGGAACAACAGATACAGGCGGTGCGCGATTCCGGTATAAAGGGGTTTCCGCTTGGGAATGCAAGGCAGGAGTATTGCGAACCTCTTAGGGCTGTCACCGGTTACTTCGCCGAAAAAACCGCCGAAAGGTGATTTCGGATTCATCGACCGGGAAGGGTTTTTAACTATCCACGTGCGTTCATCCGATAACTATAAAGCAAATATTTCATCTCACAGGTCGGCATAATCACAGGCCATGATAAACACGATGAATTATCTCGGTTCACGACGAATTCCCTTCCTGTTTATCGTCGATTATGAATGCGCCGACCCGGTGGTAATTCCCCTGGCGGAAATTGATGAGAGCGGCATTATTTTCGATATCAACGGTTTCTCCAATTCACCGGAGATATACCTGCCGAACAGACGCATCACTCTCGTCAGGCACCCCGTACATGAGAGCGAATACAGAAAAGCCTTCGATCGTGTCATCGATCATGAAAAAAACGGAGACACATATCTTCTCAATCTGACGTTCCCTACCAGAATTGAAATCAATATCTCCCTCCGGGAGATATTCCATCGGTCGGTAGCGAAATACCGGCTTCTGTTCCGAGATCGTTTCGTCGTTTTCTCTCCGGAGACCTTCGTGCGAATTGAGGGAACATTTATATCCACCCATCCCATGAAGGGGACGATCGACGCGTCGATACCGGACGCAGAGTCCGTCATCATGAGCGATGAAAAGGAGACCGCCGAACACCTCACCATAGTGGACATGCTTCGAAACGATCTTTCAGCGGTTTCCAGAAACGTCACGGTTCGTCGTTTCCGTTATATCGACAGGATAATGGCCGGCGACTCCGAGCTGCTCCAGGTGAGCTCTGAGATAACGGGCGAGCTCGAACCCGACTTCAACAGGCGCATAGGAAACATTATCCACTCCATGCTGCCCGCCGGTTCGGTGACCGGCGCTCCTAAAAAAATCACCGTCGACATCATTAAGTCTATTGAAAACGGCCCGCGCGGATTTTACACAGGGGTGTTCGGCATATTCGACGGATACCGGCTTGACAGCGGTGTCATGATACGCTTTATCGAAAATAGAGACGGGACATACTTTTTCAGAAGTGGCGGGGGCATAACCGTTTACAGTAACCCCGAAAGCGAATACGCTGAACTTATACGGAAGGTCTATGTGCCGGTTGTTTGAAACGATCCGGATTGAACACGGGATTATAAAAAACATTGTCTTCCACAATGCCCGAATGAACGCGTCGCGGCTCGCCCTTTTCGGGACGCACAATCCCATCGATCTCGAATCGGTCGTCACGCCCCGCATTCCGCCAAAAGCCGGAATATTCAAATGTCGCGTTGTTTACTCGGAAAGAATCGAGTCCGTGGAAATCATTCCGTATGTCAGAAAAGCCGTGTCGAGCCTGAAAATCGTGCACGCCGATGATCTCGATTATTCTCACAAATACAGCGACAGGAATCCCCTGAATCTCCTCTTTGAAAGGCGCGGCGATTGCGACGATATTTTAATCATCAAAAACGGGTTCGTTACTGACACATCGTTCAGCAACGTTGCGTTCCTCGATCGTGGGCGATGGGTCACCCCCTGTTCGTACATTCTGGCCGGGACCAGACGTGCCGGACTGCTGGCCGCCGGCGGTTTATTTCGCGGACCTGTCCGTATCGGCGACATCCATCGTTTTTCGACGGTCTGCCTGATAAACGCCATGCTGGAGCCCGGAGAAGTATCAATAGACACCCGCGATATCATTGCCTGACAACCACCATAAAAAACCTTGACAGCCCTTCATAATGTGACCCATCCTCAAACCCACGCACGCTCACGGAAGCCGCCGCGTAAAGCTCCCGTCACGCTCGAGCGCGCCATTAATTGTTGAATCAACCACGGAGAAACGCCATGAGAAGCGATTTAATGAAAAAGGGAATCGAAAAGGCGCCGCACCGCTCTCTCTTTCGCGCGGCCGGGCTCACCGACGAGGAGCTCGCGCGCCCCATCATAGGCATAGCCAATTCGGCCAACGAGATCATACCCGGCCACATTCACCTCAATACGATCGTCACCGCCGTCAAAAAGGGCATCCTCGCCGCCGGCGGCACGCCGCTCGAGTTCTCGACCATCGGCGTGTGCGACGGCATCGCGATGAACCACAAGGGTATGAAATACTCGCTGGGTTCGCGCGAACTCATCGCCGATTCAATCGAAATAATGGCCATGGGCCATCCCTTCGACGGGCTGGTGCTGGTGCCCAACTGCGACAAGATCATCCCCGGAATGCTGATCGCGGCAGTGCGCCTCGATATCCCCTCCATCGTCATAAGCGGCGGCCCCATGTTCGCCGGCAGGTACAAGGGACGGAAGATCACGCTCTCCAACGTCTTCGAGGCGGTGGGAAAGGCCGCAAAGAAGTCAATAACCCTGGAGGAGCTCCATGATATCGAATGCGCCGCCTGTCCGGGCGCGGGCTCGTGCGCGGGGCTCTTTACCGCGAATTCCATGAATTGCCTTACCGAAGCGCTTGGACTCGCTCTTCCCTATAATGGCACCATCCCGGCCGTTATGGCCGATCGCCTGAGGCTCGCCAAGGAGAGCGGTAAGCTCATCCTCGAACTCGTCAAGAAGAACATCACCCCGCGCAAAATCGTTACACGCAAGGCTATAGAAAACGCGCTTGCGGTGGACATGGCGATCGGCGGCTCGTCGAACACGGCCCTGCACATCCCGGCCATCTCGCACTATGCCGGCATTCCCATCACCCTTAAAGACATAAATCCGGTGTCGGAGCGCACGCCGCATCTGTGCACAATCGCACCCACGGGGACGCATGTCATGGAAGACCTCCACGAGGCCGGCGGCATCCCCGCTGTGATGAGCGAGCTGTTGAAACACCGTCTTCTGCACGGAGACTGTCTCACGGTGTCTGGAAAAACTGTCGCGAAAAACCTTCGCGGCCGCGATATTCTCGACGAGTCGGTGATACGCCGCGTCAAGGCCCCGGTACACGCCGATGGCGGGCTCGCCGTGCTCACCGGCAACATCGCTCCCGACGGCTGCGTCGTCAAGCAGGGCGCGGTCGACCCGTCCATGCTCAGACACACCGGGCCCGCGAGGGTCTTCACCTCCGAGGAGGCGGCGATGAAGGGCATCATGGGCGGCATAATCAAAAAAGGTGACGTGGTGGTCATCATCTATGAGGGGCCCAGGGGCGGCCCCGGCATGCGCGAGATGCTCACGCCCACCTCGGTGATAGCGGGAATGGGCCTCGACAAGGACGTGGCGCTCGTCACCGACGGACGCTTCTCGGGCGCGACGCGCGGCTCGTCCATCGGGCACGTTTCGCCCGAGGCGGCTGCCGGTGGACCGATAGCGATCGTGCGGGACGGCGACATCGTGGAGATCGACATCCCGGCCAAGCGGCTCAACGTGAAGCTTTCCGACACGGAGATCCAAAAGCGCCTCGCCGCGTGGAAGGCGCCCGCGCCGAACATCACCACCGGTTACATGAGCCGGTACGCGAAACTGGTATCCTCGGCGGACAGGGGAGCGGTGTTTGAGAGTTGATTCCATGAAGGCGGGCATTGTCGGCGGCGGGGCGGTCGGTTCGCTCTTTGCAGCGTTCTTTCATTCCGCTGAAGTCGAGTTTACACTTTACGAAAAGGACCCGGTCCTTGCGCGCGCCATGGCCGGAGGCCTTACCGTAAACATGCCCGATGGTGAAATATCATTCCGCCCCGATATCGCATCAATCCCGGCAATCGTCGCCGGGTGCGACATCGTCTTCATCTTCGTGAAGAGCTACTCGACGGACGACGCGATGCGGGATATCACTCCCGTGCTTAAAGACTCAACACTGGTCGTTACCCTGCAGAACGGTATAGGCAACCGCGAGATTGTCGAACGCCATCTCCCGGCTGAACGCGTCGTCTGCGGATCGTTGACCATCGGCGCCACGCGCATCGACGCCACCACGGTGTCCTACGGCGGGACCGGCAGCGTCGTAATCGGCGGATCGGACCCCGGCGCCGTCGGGGCCGTCCAAGCGCTTCTTGAGCTCGCCGGCGTCCCCGTTGAAACGCAGGGCCGTCCCGATGAGGTAATCTGGCGCAAGGCCGTAATCAACGCGGCTATCAACCCCATCGGCGCGCTTCTGGAAATCCCCAACGGCGGGATACTCGAAAGCCCCGACGCGTTGGTTTTACAGGAGGCCGTGGTGGACGAATGCGCGGCCGTAGCCGCGTCCAGGGGGATCGCGATCGACGCGCGCGAGTTGAACGAAGCGACGCGCGACGTATGCCGGAAGACCGCGGCGAACCTGTGCTCGATGCTGCAGGACCTCCGCGCCGGAAGGCGCACCGAGATCGACAGCATCAACGGCGCCATGGCGCGCTTCGGCCGCGAGGCGGGGATCGCGGCGCCGTATAACGAAGCGCTCTTCCGGCTTGTCAGGGCGAGGGAGCGCCTGGGCCGCCCCTGACGCTGGTTTCGGTTCGGCCTGCTCGAGAGGAGGAAGGCTGAAGCCGGTCGCACCGGCAACGCATGCTTTGGTATCAAGTTCTACACGCTTTTACCCGTAATCTCGCGAAAGGCCAACAGCACCGATTCGTTCCCCACATCGCCGCCGGCACCGGGCGCCGCGACCGAATCCCCCACCAGGAACACTCCCTCAAGGCCCGGAACACGCACGCCGGGTCGTTTGTCCTCGGTCTGGTCCACGTTGACCTGCACGCCGTCGATCATGGCGAGCGCGCACTCGCGCTTCCAGAGCAGGTGTTTCTCGATTCCCGGCAGGCAGCGGCGCACCGCCGCCCACAGCTCCTTTTTTCGTTTTGCGATGACGGCCCTGTCGCGCATGTCCCCGAGCGAAGTCGGATAGAACATGGTGAGAAGCTGTTTTCCTTCCGGGGCTATCCCCGGTGAAAGATTGGACGTGATGCATCCGTACGCAGCGGGCTTTATGGTGTAAAAGAGGCCGGAGAGTTGCGAAACGACCGAATCCAGCGCCGCGTCCACGAACACGCCCGAGGTGGGAACGAGCTTTTTGCATAGCGCGGCGTATCCCGGAGCGAGCAGTTTTGCCGGGAATAGGGGAATCGCCTGCTGGACAGGCGCGTTGATGACGACACGATCGGCGCGATGGATCTTTCCGCCAACCTTCACGCCGACCGCTTTCCTCCCGGAGAACACCACTGCCTCCACCTTCGCTCCCGTGACAATCCCGCCGCTGCGCCCGATGGTTTCCAGAAGCGCGTCGTGAATCGGTTCCCAGCCGCCGATCGGGTATTCCGCCGAATGGCCGGTGGAAAGTACCTTGCGCAGGTTTCTGAACATCTCGCCCGCCGAGGTCTTCTCGACAAACGGACACACCATCACCGATGCGCTGACAAGCTCGAAGTAGGTGCGTATGCCGCCGCCTACCCCGTTCGCCTTCATCCATTCGCCGAGCGAGACGCCCATAAGTTCATCGTAGCGTCCGCGCTTGATTGCGACGAGAAGCCCCAGTATTTGCAGCTTCTCCCGGAAGGTGAAAAGATCGCTTTTGAATATGCCGCCGGGACTGGTCGGAAAGAGCTTCATCATCCCCCCGTCGTGAACGTATGAAGCGCCGAGCTTCCTGAAGCGTACAACGTGCCCTATCCGACGCAGTATCGCCGCCACGGCGCTTTTCGGGCCGAAGCGCGTGAGGTGAATGCCGTAATCGACGGAGAATCCGCCCTTTTTGAGCAGAAAGGCCCGTCCTCCCACGCGACGGCTTTTTTCGAAGACGACCACCTCGTCGCCATCGTGCGCAAGGAGCGCCCCCAGTAAAAGGCCGTTGATCCCCGCGCCCACGATGATCGTTTTAGCCATGACACCCTCCGAACGTGATTCTTATCACCGGAACCATATCATTGGCCGCGGGCCCTGTCAAATCTTTGCCGCGTTCGCGTGGGATAAAACATTTGACATTACGATCCAGGAGTAACCATATAACCCATTCACCCAAATAATCACCCCGCACCGTGACACGGCCGGGGGCACTACGACCACAGGAGAAGATCGAGCAATGAGCACGGACAAAAAATACTGCTCGTATACAGTCGACGAGCGCGGCGTTGCGCTGATGGTGGTGGACAACCCGCCCATGAATACGCTTTCACAGAGCGTGCTTACCGATATAAAAGACGCCGTTACCCGCGCTAACGCGGACCCGGCGGTCCGCGCGGTCGTCTTCACCGGCGAAGGCAGGGCCTTCATCGCCGGTGCCGACATTAACGAATTCGTCCCCAAAAATACGAAGAAGGACGGTGCCGGCCATCTCGAGAACGGCCAGGAAATGACCAGCCTCATCGAGAACTCCGACAAGCCCTACATAGCGGCCATCAACGGCTACTGCCTCGGGGGCGGGATGGAAACGGCGCTCGCCTGCCACATACGCCTGACCGACGAGACGGCGCAGATCGGCCTGCCCGAAATAAAGCTCGGCATCATCCCCGGCTATGGGGGCACACAGCGATCGGCCAGGCTGATCGGCCGTGGTCGCGCGCTCGAGCTCATCCTGTCGGGAAACTTCATCTCGGGCAGGCAGGCCGAGCTTTACGGCATCGTGAACCGGGCCGTGCCGCAGGGACAGGTTGTGGAGGAGGCGAAGAAACTGGCCGCGGCGATCGCCGCGAGGAGCCGCTGCGCGGTTAAAAACGCCATGCGCGCGGTAAGCGAAGGACCGGGGATGGAGTTTGCCGGGGCCATGACATTGGAGCGCGAGCTCTTCGGCGAACTCTGCGAAACGGCGGACAAGAAGGAAGGCATCGCCGCGTTCCTGGAAAAGCGCGAGGCGAAATTCACGGACCGCTGAAGCGTGCCGCATGAAACACAAAGGGGCCAAACGGCAATGCCGGACGGCCCCTCTTCACTTTCGACAGCGGGATGCTCTCAGGACTTGTATATCTCGGCGCCGAAGGTCTTGACCCAGTGCTTCTTTAATACTTCCTTGGCCTCGTTGATCTTGTCGACCTCGATGATTATGATGGCCTCCTCGCCCCGCAGGTTAATGAAAGGATAGAGGGTCTCCACGTTCACGCTGGACTCAATGAGCGACCGTAAAACGGCGTTCAGCCCCCCGGGATGGTCGGGAGTCGCCACGGCGATTACCTCGCGCGTGCTGACGTTGAGCCCGCTCGAGCGGAGCACGGTTTCGGCCTTTGCCGGATCGCTTACAATCATATGCACCTGCACCGGGTTCATGACGGAGGACGCCATGATGGCTTTTATATTGATCTGCTCTTTCTCGAGGATATCGCAGATCTCGTTGAGTTTTCCCGGCCTATTCGCGACCGAAACGCTCACCTGGGTAATGGGCATCGACGCTCACCTCGCGGAATTAGAGTGAACCGTTGCCGAAGGGAAAGCCGTTGTAACCCTCCTCGACGGCGCGGTTGGTGATCTCCACCAGTTTTTTCCTCTCGCCCAGCATATACTCGACGCTTTTATAAATAGAATCCACTTTCAGGGCGTTTGTCAACTTTATAAAGGCGCCCAGCATCACCATGTTGGCCGAGCGATCGCTGCCGATTTTCCTTGCAATCTCGTTTGCGGGCACGGGAAACATGGTTACATCGCCGCGTCCGGTCAGCTCGCCCGCGAGATCCGAGTTGTAGAGCATCTGCCCGCCCGGCTCGAGCCTGGCGCTGAAGGCCGCCGCCGAGGGATGGTTGAGCGCCACGACGAAATCGGGAGCCGAGGCCACAGGCGAGGCGATCTCCGCGTCGGAGATGCTGACGGTGCAGTTCGCCGTCCCGCCGCGCATGGCGGCGCCGTAGGCGGGAAGGAAGGTTACATAAAAGTCTTCGAGCATCGCGGCGTTGCCGAGGATGTTGCCCATGGTGAGAACGCCCTGCCCGCCGCTGCCCGCGAATAATATTTTTACCAGCATCTCAGGCAGCCCCTCCCCTCTTGTCGGTAAGCACGCCGGGAACAAACTCCTTAACCATCACTTCGTTGATCCATTTGAACGAGTCCTCCGTACTCATCTTCCAGTTGGTGGGGCACGCTGAAAGCACTTCGATGATTGAATAGCCGAGACCGTCCACCTGCACCTGGAAGGCCGTCCGTATGGCCTTTTTCGTCCTTTGTATGCCGGCCGGGCCGTTTATCGCGGTGCGCTCGGCGTAGATTACACCGGGAAACTGCGCTATCATGTCTGTTATATGGAGAGGATATCCGTCGAACTTCGGGTCGCGGCCCCCCGGGGTCGTCGTGGTCTTCTGGCCAAGCAGCGTTGTGGGAGCCATCTGGCCGCCGGTCATGCCGTAGACGGCGTTGTTGATGAAGACGACCGTTATCTGCTCGCCGCGGTTGGCCGAGTGGATCGTCTCGGCGGTGCCTATCGCCGAGAGGTCGCCGTCGCCCTGGTAGGTAAACACGAAGAGCTCGGGCTTGACGCGCTTTATTCCGGTGGCGATGGCCGTGCCCCTGCCGTGCGCCGACTCGATCATATCGATGTCGAAGTACTTGTAAGCGAGCACCGCGCACCCGGCCGGGTTGACGCAGACTGCCCGCTTGCCCAGGTCCATCTCTTCTAAAAGCTCCGCAATGATGCGATGCACGACGCCGTGCCCGCAACCGGAACAGTAATGGGTAACCACGTCCCTTTTATAGTAAATCGGCCATTTGTTCAGCAGTTTCATTTTTCACTCTTCACTTGCCGCTG is a window of Spirochaetota bacterium DNA encoding:
- a CDS encoding 2-oxoacid:acceptor oxidoreductase family protein — encoded protein: MLVKILFAGSGGQGVLTMGNILGNAAMLEDFYVTFLPAYGAAMRGGTANCTVSISDAEIASPVASAPDFVVALNHPSAAAFSARLEPGGQMLYNSDLAGELTGRGDVTMFPVPANEIARKIGSDRSANMVMLGAFIKLTNALKVDSIYKSVEYMLGERKKLVEITNRAVEEGYNGFPFGNGSL
- a CDS encoding thiamine pyrophosphate-dependent enzyme → MKLLNKWPIYYKRDVVTHYCSGCGHGVVHRIIAELLEEMDLGKRAVCVNPAGCAVLAYKYFDIDMIESAHGRGTAIATGIKRVKPELFVFTYQGDGDLSAIGTAETIHSANRGEQITVVFINNAVYGMTGGQMAPTTLLGQKTTTTPGGRDPKFDGYPLHITDMIAQFPGVIYAERTAINGPAGIQRTKKAIRTAFQVQVDGLGYSIIEVLSACPTNWKMSTEDSFKWINEVMVKEFVPGVLTDKRGGAA